One Leopardus geoffroyi isolate Oge1 chromosome E1, O.geoffroyi_Oge1_pat1.0, whole genome shotgun sequence genomic window, ATCTCAGAAACGGTACAACTCCAAACACGcacatgcgtgcgcgcgcgcgagcacacccacccacacacacacacacacacacacccacacacacacacacaggttgagATTCTCTTATTTCAGCCATGAGGGAGCTGGAGTCTTTATAAACAcactctccagaagcaagggGTGAGTGTGTTTTCTCCGTGTGGCATGCTCAGGCAGCCTGACATTCTGCTGCGCGTGAAAAGGGCACTTAGGCATTGAGGTGCAGAGCTGGTAGGCAGAAGTTGTCCCAAACACACCAGTACCCAGGAGATAGGTTTGGTGGCTTCAGACGTCTTTGGCAGGCTATGGTTGTCACCATTCATTCCACTATGTTCTTAATTAGCCGGGCGGATGGAGAAAATcattggaagaaacagaagaagatggTGGAATATGAATGGGGGGATGAGGAGAGGagtagggagaaaaggagaagggagggaggaagaaaggaagcatagaaggaaggggggagggaggaagagagggagaaagggaagagaagaaagaaagaaactaaagaatgaagggaaggaaggaaggaaggaaggaaggaaggaaggaaggaaagaaggcacgGTGCGAGGAAGGGATGGACAGGcatgcagggaggaagggagaaaggcagaaaaagaacgACAGcctgacagaaaaaagaaagagcaaccaTAAATGAAGATGTAATGAGCTACGTGAGGACACTGACGAGGCTAGCTAACAAGGTTAGGACTAGAGTCCCCAACTCACCTGGTTTTGCCCATACTGCCCCCGCCTTTATGCCCCTGAAAGCCCCACCTCCGGTGAAAGCATTCGACCCTAGGAAAATCAGAGGGGTCCTGTTCAACAAGGACGTATATTGACTGATGCCTGCTTAGTCCCAGAgtactgctgctgcttctccccacctgctTTGCTTCTGCCTTGCCATGTGGCAGAGAAAGCCCCAGACATGGGCTACGCAAGGGTCTTTGATTGAACTGAGATACGCAGGTGGGGTTGGGTGCTACAGGAGACAGATACGCCTGTGGGAGTCTTGAATCCGGCTTCTGTGGGGAAACGGAACTGGGCTCAGGGATCTACCACATTTGTCCCAGCGAACATATCAGCATCATGCCCCTCACCTCAGAGATACTCGCAATCCACTTAAGGTCTAAGGGCAAAGACTGGGGAGGGAACACTGCTGTGAGCCTAGCCACCCCAGCAGAACGTGATCACACGATGGATGCCATGATCACTGAAACAAGAAGGATGCTGCTGATGTGCCCACCTTCCTCTCATTGGAAAAGGTTTCTGTGAGTTATTCTCAAATAGGAAACCATTAGACACTTATTCTGTAACGATTCCTAACATTTAGGAAACAGCTTCCTCGTTTATGATTCCCCCAGTGACTACGGAAAACGATGTAAACACCAACAAGGAAAGTCCTGCCCATTGGCCTAACCTTCGGGGGTCCAGCGCATAAAAGCCCCAGAACCGGAGGAGGCACCAGAATCTGACAACCTCGCCTCCGGACAGGACCTGCCCACCCTCCACGCCTGACACCATGACCCACTCGTGCTGCTCCTCTTGCTGCCAGCCTACGTGCtgcaggaccacctgctgccggaccacctgctgccagcccagcggctgtgggtccagcggctatgggtccagctgctgccagccttgctgccgcccAACCTGCTGTCAcaccacctgctgccggaccacctgctgccagcccagctgctgtgggTGTAGCGGCTGTGGACACAACTGCGGTGGGTCTAGCGGCTGTggttccagctgctgccagccttgctgctgcCCAGCTTGCTGTCAcaccacctgctgccggaccacctgctgccagcccagctgctgtgggtccagcggctgtgGACACAACTGCGGTGGGTCTAGCGGCTGTGGGTcgagctgctgccagccttgctgctgcCCAACTTGCTGTCAtaccacctgctgccggaccacctgctgccagcccagctgttgtgggtccagcggctgtgggtccagcggctgtgGACAAAACTGATGTGGGTCCCGCTGCTGCCAGCCAGGTTGCTGAAGCCCCGTGTACTGCACGAGAACCTGCTACCGCCCCACCTGCTGCTGCCTGCCTGGGTGCCTAGCCCAGGGCTCTGGATCCTGCTGCCAGCCTTCCTGCTGCTGATTGCCTCGCCAAGAACCGCCATCTGACTTGCCACTTGGGAATGGGTCACCGCCAAGCGTTGCGGAAAGCCAGCCCGCAATCCCCAACGTCTCGGTTATTCGCCTGCCTGTCTGCCATCTTGTGAATCAGCCTGATGAAGTTGTGGACCGCTTCTCCCTGATTcgcttcttctttccttcctctgggtcATGTGCCAGCTTCTCCCATCCTGATACAGAGTCAGGATCTCTGTTTGGTCTCCATAGTCAAGAACTTTATCCTGTCCCTCTAAATACGTCAGCGAAACAACTCCTCAGCAATGACCTATAACTCGTGGAAACGGCCGAAAGCCCACACGGGTATGCTTCCTTTCTCGGTGTACTCATGAAGCTTGTACGCCTCTTGCTGCCTGTCACGTTCCCTTTCAATGTCTCCCTAGACGCGGGGAGTCTCACCTGTATCTCTTAATAAATCCTAATCAGTTGGAATCCCGTATCGTCTTTGTGTTTTTGTACCCTGTTTCCAGGGCGAGGTTTTGTACGTACATTTTACATCACATGCAGTGTCCGTGTGGAGCCATACACAGTCCTCCACAAGTCATTACGCGCATTTTCGGCTGAGGAGATTTCACGGTGGAATGTCCCACAGCTGACATGGACACACTCGGATCCAGGACTGTGGTTCGGGCGCTTGCTGAAGCGCACTTACGTTCAGATCTCCAGACGTGGTAGCAGACACCCTTAGTCTCAGCGCCAGCCAGGTGTCCATCCGAGGCCTTCTTTGACCGCAGAAGTGTTATTCTCCTGTACAGGCGGGCCATCACTGGCACTACGTTGTAGACATCAGTGTCCTACAACTCAGCCACAGCAGCCATATGGGAGGACAGCGGGACCTGCCCTTTAGAGCCCTGGGGAACACGGGATGCTCCTGTTGCCTTGGGTGGCATCCAGCCCCTCAGCACTCTTCTGCCTCACCTACAGGTGAGCCTGCGGTGTCCTCGTGAGCAACAGAGGCAG contains:
- the LOC123603675 gene encoding keratin-associated protein 9-1-like, whose translation is MTHSCCSSCCQPTCCRTTCCRTTCCQPSGCGSSGYGSSCCQPCCRPTCCHTTCCRTTCCQPSCCGCSGCGHNCGGSSGCGSSCCQPCCCPACCHTTCCRTTCCQPSCCGSSGCGHNCGGSSGCGSSCCQPCCCPTCCHTTCCRTTCCQPSCCGSSGCGSSGCGQN